In a genomic window of Gloeothece verrucosa PCC 7822:
- the cas6 gene encoding CRISPR system precrRNA processing endoribonuclease RAMP protein Cas6 → MVQDIWQMSNHSYTLQSMVIELGAAAKGKPPATLGRAIHAQVLEWINLGNSELANQVHESQIAPLSLSGLLGNRRPKGTEAGDNFYFRIGLLNGNLIEPLLKGIEIWGTQPLIFANFPFVLRNYYTLPGTHRLAGATNYYVLTQTVQEQRKITLKFLSPTSFKQQKSIQLFPLSDLVFGSLQRRWNEFAPENLQIPALTWDALVTAYELKTYALKLESGAEIGSQGWISYEFNSSEQAKYASVLSQFAFFAGVGRKTTMGMGQVQLTVNNDITIN, encoded by the coding sequence ATGGTGCAAGATATATGGCAAATGTCTAATCATTCTTATACCTTACAATCTATGGTAATTGAACTGGGAGCAGCAGCGAAAGGAAAGCCACCTGCTACCCTCGGACGAGCGATTCATGCTCAAGTTTTAGAGTGGATTAATTTGGGTAATTCTGAACTCGCTAACCAAGTTCATGAAAGTCAAATTGCACCTTTAAGCTTATCCGGCTTATTAGGTAATCGTCGTCCTAAAGGAACTGAAGCCGGAGATAATTTTTATTTCCGTATAGGTTTGTTAAATGGAAATTTGATAGAACCTTTACTTAAAGGGATTGAAATCTGGGGAACACAACCGTTAATTTTTGCTAATTTTCCTTTTGTGTTACGCAATTATTATACCTTACCGGGCACTCATCGGTTAGCTGGTGCTACAAATTATTATGTATTAACGCAAACAGTTCAGGAACAAAGAAAAATTACTTTAAAGTTCCTTTCTCCCACCAGTTTTAAACAACAAAAAAGTATTCAATTATTTCCTTTATCGGATTTAGTTTTTGGCAGTTTGCAGCGTCGATGGAATGAGTTTGCTCCTGAAAACTTACAAATACCCGCTTTGACTTGGGATGCTTTAGTAACTGCTTATGAGCTTAAAACTTATGCCTTAAAGTTAGAAAGCGGTGCGGAAATTGGCTCACAAGGTTGGATTTCTTATGAGTTTAATTCATCAGAGCAAGCTAAATATGCTTCGGTTCTATCTCAGTTTGCTTTTTTTGCTGGTGTGGGCAGAAAAACAACGATGGGAATGGGACAAGTTCAGTTAACAGTTAACAATGATATAACCATTAATTGA
- the cas7d gene encoding type I-D CRISPR-associated protein Cas7/Csc2, with translation MKLETLKPQFQTAFPRLASGKYVHFILLRHSQSFPIFQTDGILNTARTQAGINTPENISRLVLFKRKQTTPERLIGREILRSFNFTSSEENNSNYCQYNGEKSCKQCPDCIIYGFAIGDSGSERSKVYSDSAFSLGAYEQSHRSFTFNAPSEAGTMSEGGQMRSSINEQDHILPEITFPTVETLRDPTYESFIYVLGNLLRTRRYGAQETRTGTMSNYLLGIIFCDGEIFSNLYFTQALYDALKEKRDTPIADVCIEASNVARQLLDKEPVRQSQVIFDTQLEELLNEVTAIYQDEIQLQATLTTLYQQTQTYSQTFGALSGGKGKSKKK, from the coding sequence ATGAAACTTGAAACCTTAAAACCTCAATTTCAAACCGCCTTCCCTCGTCTTGCTTCTGGTAAATATGTACACTTTATCCTACTCCGTCATAGTCAATCTTTTCCCATCTTTCAAACCGACGGAATTCTCAATACAGCCCGCACCCAAGCCGGTATAAATACCCCAGAAAATATAAGTCGCTTAGTGTTATTTAAACGCAAACAAACCACCCCAGAGCGCTTAATTGGGCGCGAAATTTTAAGGTCTTTTAACTTTACCAGTTCCGAAGAAAACAACTCTAACTATTGTCAATATAACGGCGAAAAATCTTGTAAACAATGCCCTGATTGTATTATTTATGGATTCGCCATCGGCGATAGTGGTTCAGAGCGTTCAAAAGTATATTCTGACTCTGCTTTTTCTCTGGGTGCTTATGAACAGTCTCATCGTAGTTTTACCTTTAATGCTCCCTCTGAAGCGGGAACCATGAGCGAAGGCGGACAAATGCGAAGTTCTATAAATGAACAAGATCATATCCTTCCAGAAATTACATTTCCTACTGTTGAAACTTTGCGAGACCCTACCTATGAAAGTTTTATTTATGTCTTAGGTAATTTATTGCGAACTCGCCGCTATGGAGCGCAAGAAACCCGCACAGGAACTATGTCTAATTATTTGCTGGGAATTATCTTTTGTGATGGAGAAATTTTCAGCAATCTTTATTTTACCCAAGCTCTCTATGATGCTTTAAAAGAAAAGAGAGATACTCCTATTGCGGATGTTTGTATTGAGGCGAGTAATGTGGCACGTCAATTATTAGATAAAGAACCGGTTCGTCAAAGTCAAGTCATTTTTGATACCCAACTTGAAGAACTACTGAATGAAGTTACTGCTATTTATCAAGATGAAATTCAATTACAAGCAACTCTAACCACACTTTATCAACAAACCCAAACCTATTCTCAAACCTTTGGTGCTTTATCGGGCGGTAAAGGAAAAAGTAAAAAGAAATAA
- the cas4 gene encoding CRISPR-associated protein Cas4 — MNDNYLPLSYLNAWEYCPRRFYWEYVLGEMADNEHIIIGRHLHRNINQEGVSKEGDILLHRQQWVWSDRLQIKGIIDLVEEREAALIPVEYKKGRMSRHLNDHFQLCAGAICLEEQRNISINYGDIFYHANRRRQRVNFTDQLRQVTEEAIYQAHQAVNDKMPLPIAHSQKCRDCSLKGICLQKEIKRLNESRVNTFEDD, encoded by the coding sequence ATGAATGACAATTATTTACCTTTATCTTATTTGAATGCTTGGGAATATTGCCCCCGCCGCTTTTATTGGGAATATGTTCTAGGAGAAATGGCTGATAATGAACATATTATTATTGGTCGTCATCTCCATCGAAATATTAATCAAGAAGGTGTCAGTAAAGAAGGGGATATTTTATTACATCGACAGCAGTGGGTATGGAGTGATCGCTTACAAATTAAGGGCATTATTGATCTGGTTGAAGAACGCGAAGCAGCGTTGATTCCCGTTGAATATAAAAAGGGTCGAATGTCCAGACATTTAAATGATCATTTTCAACTTTGTGCGGGTGCTATTTGTTTAGAAGAACAAAGAAATATTTCTATTAATTATGGCGATATTTTTTACCATGCAAATCGTCGCCGTCAACGAGTAAATTTTACTGACCAATTACGGCAAGTAACCGAGGAAGCTATTTATCAAGCTCATCAAGCTGTTAATGATAAAATGCCGCTTCCCATTGCTCATTCTCAAAAATGTCGAGATTGTAGTCTTAAAGGGATTTGTTTACAGAAAGAGATTAAGCGGCTTAATGAAAGCAGAGTAAATACTTTTGAAGATGATTAA
- the cas5d gene encoding type I-D CRISPR-associated protein Cas5/Csc1 has protein sequence MKLYHCLLTLHDNVFFASREMGILYETEKYLHNWALSYAFFKVTYIPHPYRLQGEAAQKPNYLNDNNEQNLNHLNRAGVYVFPAKPLYWSYQVNTFKAAQSAYYGRFKKFGEDEAVKNYPFNYGRAKELAVGSQYRTYIMAKNEISEEIPHWIRLGKWSAKIEVSIIPIPESLIQNKSGEYLCDHPLNPLDLSDTTQLQLYNRIVMPPVSLVSQAQLQGNYYSVLGDNWKEFKQNFPSLPEQIYLPKGAFYGARYMANV, from the coding sequence ATGAAGCTTTACCATTGCCTTTTAACGCTACACGATAATGTTTTTTTTGCTAGTCGAGAAATGGGGATTCTTTATGAAACTGAAAAATATTTACATAATTGGGCACTAAGCTATGCTTTTTTTAAAGTGACTTATATTCCTCATCCTTATCGTTTACAAGGTGAAGCGGCTCAAAAGCCTAATTACCTAAATGATAATAACGAGCAAAATCTAAATCATTTAAATCGAGCAGGTGTTTATGTTTTTCCGGCAAAGCCGCTCTATTGGTCTTATCAAGTGAATACTTTTAAAGCCGCTCAATCTGCCTATTATGGACGATTTAAAAAATTTGGAGAGGATGAAGCAGTAAAAAATTATCCTTTTAATTATGGTCGAGCCAAAGAGTTAGCTGTTGGCAGTCAATATCGAACTTATATCATGGCTAAAAATGAAATATCAGAAGAAATTCCTCATTGGATTCGCTTGGGAAAATGGTCAGCAAAAATCGAAGTTAGCATTATTCCTATTCCTGAATCATTAATCCAAAATAAGTCAGGAGAATATCTCTGTGATCATCCTTTAAATCCATTAGATTTATCCGATACTACTCAATTACAATTGTATAATCGCATTGTTATGCCGCCAGTGAGTTTAGTCAGTCAAGCTCAATTACAGGGTAATTATTACTCAGTATTGGGTGATAATTGGAAAGAATTTAAACAAAATTTTCCGAGTTTACCTGAGCAAATTTATTTACCTAAAGGAGCATTTTATGGTGCAAGATATATGGCAAATGTCTAA